The DNA segment AGTGAGAAGTTCAGAGagcaaaatattttcttcaaggATATACATTTTTGGAGTTGCGTTTTAACGTTGGACATTATCTTTTAAGAGATATGCAGGTGGCAGCAGGAACTGACCCTCCAGCCTTCCCCATGCcgggcaagcgctcttccactaaGTCACATTCTCAGCCTTCTCCCTGCTCACTGTTTTCAGGAGCTGGGATTGGGGGCTTTTCCCAGGGGCCCCAGCTTTGGAAGTAATCTTTGCTAGTATTGTTTTTGAACAATCTTGCCAAACGGACTTTTCAACAAGAAGAGTCATAGGTTAAAACAGGAACACAATGGTTTCcataatggaaaaaataaataaattactgaaGATTCCATCCCATTTCCACTTAACGTTGGGAAGCACCAACACTGAGTCCAAATATAAAAGGGAGGAGGCGGGGGGTTAGCACAGGAGCTGAGTGAATTGTTAaagaatgtgcagaactagaagCTTACATCAGTGACTTGATTCAAAATTCGAAGGGCTAAGAAAAGTGGTGGAAAACAAAGGAAGTGGAATTTGGGTTCGTGTATCGTACGACTTGCTATGAAAATAAACatcaagctgggcatggtaggcCAAGCCTATAATCctggcacttaggaggctgaggcaggaggatcaagactTTGAGACCAGATATATGggtacatatctgtaatcccCACACTCAGggggtggaggccagaggatcagCAGCTCCAAGACATCCTTGGCTATAGTAAGTTCAGTGCCGGCCTTGACTAcacgagatcctgtctcagataagcaaacaaaacaaagtatatAAACTCAGACAAATCTGACATTTCATGTGCTGTTTTTATACAGATTAAAAGACGGTATTCTACTCTTAGAAGAACGCAATCGATAACCAAATGCAGACATTGTGTCAGCTCTTCTCGCACCTTCTGCATTCACAGACTGTGTGAATTAGTCACAGACTCCCTGATGTGAGGCAGGAACTTGCCTTCCTTTCTAGTTTTCCCTGATACTATAGAGTCTCTAAGATTTGTAAAAGAGCCTAAGCCTTTGGGGCCTGTTTGATAAAGTGTGaccaaccttttctttttttttaaaaaaaaagatttatttatttattatatacgagtacactgtccctgtcttcagacacaccagaagagggcatcggatctcattatagatggttgtgagccaccatgtggttgctgggaattgaactcaggacccctggaagagcagtctgagcTCTTgaacactgagctatctctccaaccccaacctTTTGTTTTAAGACTAGAGAACAGCCATCTGAGATGAAACTAATTCCGAAGGATCTCCTTTAACTGTTGATTAACTGCAAAACAGAACAACTTGCTTATTAACTGAAGCTAACAACCGTCTTCTGTTGGGAAAGAGGACCCATATGCTGTCTGCACACAGAAGCCCTGCAGAGGTTGTTTGCAGTGAGAGGAGCTTGCACCCTGACCTGTCACCAGCTTCCTCTTTGGTAACCTTCCTTCAAGCATGCTAGAATCACCTGGGTGACTGGTTCTTGGTTTGCCAGCATCTTCCAtggatacacatacatgtgctgtTTGGTGGCTCCTTAGGGAAAGTTCCCTGTGTTACCTGCCCCGAGCCCCACCCCCTCTCTAATTCAtggtctttctttgttgtttaatCCTGGTCTTTCTTTGCTGTTTTACatacagggtttttctgtgtggcccaggctgtcctggaactagctctatagGCCAGGCTCAACTGAACTCACagttccacctgtctctgcctcccaagtgctggtggtGTGCCACCAATGCCCAGCTTAGAAGGGATTGTAGAAGCCTTCTTAATGCAAGTATCTTGCTGCCTCTTTGCAATACTCTCACGTCCCAAAACCTTCCTACGGAACCCTTTGGCTCCCTCCAGCAACTAGTGATCTTCCGAAGCAATTCCATTCCATGATCTGGAGCTCTGTTAGAAatggcttcttcctttctgtttgctTACCTGATGACTTTCATTGGTGGAATTTAGACCACAAATCTAAGTGACTTTGGGCTAGCACAGTGCATAGTCTCATGGCTCCCAAGTCTCATTGATATTACTGGGATGCTTATAACTGCTATGAGATGACAGTGTTCCAAGCATCTAGGTCCAGCATCCTTTCCACAAGTTTGGGAATGCCTCACTCATCTTCCTTAACAAATTTCTCCTTACTGTTATATACACCCAACCCTTCATACTCTCCAACTTGAACGGTGCTCAAAATAGTGATGAAATTTAGAAAAACGATTCTTTACCTGGTGCTCTTGTTCCCTCTGGGTGCTTCAGCTCCTCATCTGGCTCTGGGTGGGATGTTTGTCCTCTGTTGCGGGCCCTGCTGCCCTGTGATATCTGCCTGGGAGGAACAGGAACTCTGCCAGACTCCCTTAGCCTTCATAACTTTGACCCACTGAGGAAGGCTGATAAGGACTCAAGAAGAGTCTATGTCACGGTTGATTAGCAAACTAGGGCCTCAGGGAATGAATCAGGTCCCTGGAGTGAGGAAACATGGGGTTTTTAAGTGAGTAGCCAGAGTTCAGTTTCCATCTTCTCAAAGGGGTGACCATCCCTTCCACACAGAACACAAGCATCTCTTTGTTGGTTAAATTTATTTGCAAAGCTCTACTctcgttttattttatttttttgaaacagggtctcactacacagCCCTGGATAGCCCagaactctatgtagaccaggctggcctcagactcacagagatttcCCTTGCCACtgtttccagagtgctggaattaaaggttaaGCTGTACTCATTTTAAATTACTATTCTGTAATGTTCATTGTGAGCGATGTTAGTTTACTTCATTAACCTCCAAGATTCTTGAtgtatttaatttacttttatcttttcctatttaaaataaatatttttaaagttttaatacaAGTATATATTATACGTTGGACATATTTGCTCCTTCTCCCTAGCTGCTTTTTTCTTGCCCCTCTACCTTCCTGATAATTCCCCTTTGTTGCCCTAGAGAGCTTTATTTCTACTTTCATATCATATATACGTAactgattttatatatttatatataacttaGGAACCAGGAATGAGAGAaaacatacaatatttgtctGAGACTGGCTTAATTTGCTTAATAGGATCATCTCCAATtgtatctattttcctgaaaattacATAATGTTCTTTATGAACCAAAAAATTCCACTGCATCTATacactatattttctttttaatttttaattaaaatataactatgtcatttcccccttcccttttgcctTCCAACTTTTCCCATGTTACCTGtcccttgctctctctcaaattcatggcctttctttgtttacatacacacacccttaaatacataaacacaacCTGCTTGGTCCATATGATGTtacttatacatatatgatttcagctctgaccacttggtattggataactaatTCGTGAGCTCTTTGctggagaagactatttctctgGCTTTCAGTAGTTCTTAGTTGTCTGTAGTTCCTTGTCTATGATTGAGGCCCCATGAGATTTCCCCtcccatgttagcatgtctgtcCCTGTTGTCCTTGTCCATGCaacatgttggtgagacttcataGACAAAGTTTCTCTTACATTTCTGGGAGATGCAATCTTACCTCAAACTCCCACTCTACTgattcttacagtctttctgccccatCTCTACTGCTATGACCCCTGGGCCTTAGCTGCGGGAGTTGTATCGTAGATGTAGCAGTTGAAGCTGGGCATCACATGGTTGATTGTTCTCTGCAGATCGATTGATTGTGGTTTGCTGTAAtgatctccatctgttgcaagGAGACACTTCTCTGACAAGTGACACCTCTGCTTCTCTGTGGCTATAAGGATAAATacttagaatgtagttaggaattatgctggtttaATAAAGTGGCAGTTGTAGGTTCTCCCCCAAGTTCAGTGAATTCACTTGCCTTATGTAGTTGGCTAAGTTTCTGGCAACAGGTATAGTTTCTCCTTTGATTTCAGCCTGGTGGAACTGCTGTTGAACTtcttgctattaaaaaaaaaagaggggaggagctggagagatagctcagcagttaagagcacttgactgatcttctaaaggacctgggttcgattcccagcacccacacggtggatcacgactgtctgtaactccagttccaggggttctaaCAACCTCACACAGActtacatgaaggcaaaacaccaatgtgcataaaataaaataagtcattCTTTTATATCCAACATGTGTTTATTGGGAAGGTTCCCACTCATCTTGAATCTTTCAGTGCTGCTTCCTCCTGAAGGAGCAGCCTTCTGTCAGCCTTGCTTGTCCACCTGTAGGCTGACAGAGTACAGTGGAGCAGCCAACACACAAGACTACCGTCTGTGCATGGCTAAAGTCCGTGGTGATTTTATAGCATCCTGTGCATTTCACATCCAAAAAGTAGGAATTGGGGCTCTGCACCAGGCGTTTTTTCTTGggtttcctcttcccctcttctggaGAGGGATGAAGGAGATCCTTTGCGAGAGGCATGTTCTCATAGGGAGGTCATCACTGCCGGGAAGGaaaataagtcatttttaaaagtgaaaagaaatcaagaaagaaaaactattgGGACTGGAGATATATGTCTTAGTGGTTGGGAGTACTTGATCTTTCAGTCCTTGAACCAGTTCCCAGAGCccacccacttggtggctcaccagtatccataactctagttctagggaaattcaataccttcttctgacctcctcagacaccatATATGAACACGATGCACAGACATTCATGTagccaaaaagagaaaaataatcccatacacatacaataaaaataaatcttttaggggaggtggggagggaaaatcttctaaataaaaataccccccacattttttttttgtcatttaaacCACTAGGTCTGTGGAAATTTGTGATgacaaacacaggaaaataaacCACATCCCTAAATCAAGGCAGTAAAGCAGGGGTGCACACCTATAATAGCAACGCTTAGACGGTGGAGTCAGGGTCGAAACCAGCTGCAGCTATGCAGTGGGTTGAACGAGAATGGCCCCTATAGACTCATAGATTTAAATACTGGGTCCCCAGCTGCagaaactgtttggaaaggattaggaggtatggctttctTGGCGGAGGGATCACTGGGACGGCCttcgaggtttcaaaagactccgaCCATTCCCACTTAGctctctttgcctcctgcttgtggatagggatgtaagctctcagctactgccccagcaccaggcctgcctgcctgtctgttctCCAGGCTCTATACCATGATGGTCGTAGTCTCGTCCTCTGAAAATGTTAGCCCCCAGTACATTATTACTTATACAGGTCGCGTTAGTTATGATGTTCTTTCACCCAATagaaaaaagtaactaagacggGCTACAGGAGACCatctgaaaaacaaacataaaaattgAACTCAGTGAACAAAATGGTGTCTCTGCTCCAATTCATTCTGAGGaaatggcattctttttttttttttttttttttccggagctggggaccgaacccagggccttgcgcttgctaggcaagcgctctaccactgagctaaatccccaaccctggaaatGGCATTCTTAAGTAGGTCTCTAGGCACACTTTTACTATACCATTGTTATGGCTCTTAGCCTGAGACTGCTACTTCTGATTGCTGATTACTCTGTGCCCAGGTTTGCCTGAATGGAGTTTCCAAGGGAGGTAGCAGAGACGATACCACGGCACGTGATCATCCCAGCAACGTAGTAAGGTCTGCTCTCAGCTTGAATAGGAACTTCTTTTACTCACTTCACTTATGAATTCAATCTCACCCCGTCCTACATCAACCAATCTCAATTCCCAGTCTCACCTTCACACTGAAAGACCGACCACTCTCACTTACCTCTAGTGaggtaaaaatggccactttttaCTGGATATGTGTTTACTAGGTGCTAGGGGCTGCCCTGGGAACTCTCTCTATAGATCATTCAGAGGTTGAGATTATACAATGGGAAACCAGGGACTTAAAACCAGGTTTGTCTAATTCAAATGATTCAACAAAAATGCTGGGTGGTGTGAGAGCTTTAAACATCAgaagtcttcttcagtttcttcttttcctttctattaaCAGGAAAAACACGGTTTGggtatggttgctgggaactgcatgggttattttttgtttgttttagatttatttcaccttcactgtcttcagacacaccagaagagggcatcagattccattacagaaggttgctgggatttgaactcaggacctctggaagagcagtcagtgctcttaaccactgagtcatctttccagacgCCCATTTTTGCAGTTTTTACTGCTACTTTTTTATGCTGGATGACGTTTATATTAAtgggtctttgtttctaaagTCCACAGAATTTTGAGAAGCACCTCAACAACTATGATTTTTAGCTTTGCCAACATTTGGAAAACTACATTTTTCAGCTAATTCATCTTGAGCTTTAATAATTTTCtcaatctttctctctccccagggtctctctctatacttctgactgtcctggagctcctattagatcagggtggcctcaaattcacagacatgcttctgtctcctaagtagtgggatcaaaggcgtgcaccaccacgccAAGGAGGGAATCTAATTCTTAAGTCTCTTCAAGACCTAAATGAAATGTCTCTTCTCCCAGGAAATTGTCTGTGCTATTCATGACAATTTGATATTTAGCTACGCTTTTAATTATTTAGAATATCTAACACCAGGGTTTGATTACTGGcaccacaaccacctgtaactccagttccaagagatccgaCGCCTGTTTCTGACTTATGTGGGCTCTCCATTGGCATGATGCAGACATGAATGCGGGCAAAACATGCATGTATAAtcatacatcttttttaaaattcttttttaaaaatgttcaagataggagtctcccttctctccccattctccatCGAAGCAATTGTAAAATCACTATGCTTAACAGTCGCCCGGAGTCCCGTGAGTAAAGAATCGTAGGAAGAAGGGAAACAGCATCGTTTGCTGAGCAGAAAACATAGGCCTAAATCGCAGAACACAGACCAGGGCACCTAGAAGCTCGGAGGAAACAGCCTCCTCCTTCTGGCCAGCTCCACCCCTGGCTTTCATATCACCTTCTGATTGGCTGCTCTTCATGCAGGCCCCGCCTTACAGTTGCCACGTGAAGCTCTGGCTGTCGCGGGATTGGCTGACTGGCGCGCGCGGGGCTGTGGGATGCAGGCCCGGAGAGGCGAAGGGAAGAGGGTGCGGGATGCCCGTGGCCCCCGATCTCGGTGTCCTAGTGCTGGGTTGTGCCATCCTCTGCAACCCCAATTGTCCCGGTCCAAGTCTTAGGAATGAAGAGTCCAGGTTGGAAGCGATTCAAGCCCCGATTCCGTCCTCTTTCCCTACCAAGGATGGCTTCAGGCCCCCGAAGTTGGTGGGTTTGGACTTCTCTTTTTTTTGCCTTGAGAACCTGTGTGTTAGTGCTCACTGGCCTGCAAAGGAATCTGTACAGAGCGCCATGAACTAGAGGATGGAGAATGAGTGCTTGGAGATGCCTGAGGTACGGTCCTTACCCGCGTGGCATGTGGAGGTAAGCTGGCGCTATAAATTGTGCTGATGCATTTCTAATCTAAGGCCATGCGGCTTAGGCTTACTGATGTGATTTATTGTACCCCTATGTTCCAGGCTGGTAACGCTCTGTCCCAGTTTCTAGGAGCCCAGTGAGGTAGGTCTGGTGGGAGAGTTGGGTGGAAACTCGTGAACCGGTGCATAGTTGGCACGTGATGATTGCTGTGAGGGAAGGGAGTGCTGTGGAGGTTAGAGACTAAGGTAGTTCAGGGTATTTGACAGAAGAAGTGACATTTGAGTAGCTCCAAAAGTGTACACAGGCTTTCTCCCATTGAGACAAGCGAGGAAAGAAGTTTCATGGGGAGTGTACAGAGGCCGAGGACTAGGAAATGTACCTGCTGGGCATAGCAGGGAGCGTGGGTTCAGTTACCACGTCTGTCTGGATCTTTAAGTGGAATTGGTTTtacaaattttgcttccataaTTCAGAGGAAGGGCAGAGGCTTTCTTTGGGATTAACTGAGATTAGCCTTCAAAGCGTTTCTATAGGGTAGGGCAACACAGGCTCTAATAGTAGATTTGAGAACTTTAATAGTAAGATTCGTAAATGggttggtttggatttttttttttttgttttgtttttaagacagggtctgtgTAGGTAGCTCAcggtgacctcaaactcagggttcttctgcctcagcctcccaaagcaATAGGATTGATTACTGGTGCGCCCACCACTACAACTggcttgatttttgttgttttggaggtTATTTTGTTGTCGCGGTGGTCGTTCTGGGAATTGACCTAAGGTTTCATTCATGCTTTTGAAATCCCTTGAGTAGAAAGCAAAGGAATTTGTATATTATTTCTTGGGCCACGGGGAGAAATTGAGTGCTTGTAGTGGCTGAATCACACTTTTATAGGTTTAAAGTCAACATATATatgtgggggggggcagggaaagcagaggcaggagacccATTGAATCAGTATTGTGAAACAGATGAGCTTTAAGTCAGTTAttggccctctgc comes from the Rattus norvegicus strain BN/NHsdMcwi chromosome 10, GRCr8, whole genome shotgun sequence genome and includes:
- the LOC108353425 gene encoding small ribosomal subunit protein eS27-like, translating into MPLAKDLLHPSPEEGKRKPKKKRLVQSPNSYFLDVKCTGCYKITTDFSHAQTVVLCVGCSTVLCQPTGGQARLTEGCSFRRKQH